A window of Ovis canadensis isolate MfBH-ARS-UI-01 breed Bighorn chromosome X, ARS-UI_OviCan_v2, whole genome shotgun sequence contains these coding sequences:
- the GSPT2 gene encoding eukaryotic peptide chain release factor GTP-binding subunit ERF3B, with the protein MDLGSSSSSDSAPDCWDQVDMEAPGLAPSGDRASSALAAAAAEVQHEPLSSAFSRQLNINAKPFVPNVHAAEFVPAFLRGPSQPQTPPNDAPGFYETCTGAGNPQGKRLGRGAPVEHSKEEQLLWREGSNSAVTMELSEPVVENGEVEMVLEESWEHNKEVSEAEPGGSSLGDSGPPEESGQEMMEKEEIRKSKSMVVPSGAPKKEHVNVVFIGHVDAGKSTIGGQIMFLTGMVDKRTLEKYEREAKEKNRETWYLSWALDTNQEERDKGKTVEVGRAYFETEKKHFTILDAPGHKSFVPNMIGGASQADLAVLVISARKGEFETGFEKGGQTREHAMLAKTAGVKYLIVLINKMDDPTVNWSIERYEECKEKLVPFLKKVGFSPKKDIHFMPCSGLTGANIKEQSDFCPWYTGLPFIPYLDNMPNFNRSIDGPIRLPIVDKYKDMGTVVLGKLESGSIFKGQQLVMMPNKHNVEVLGILSDDAETDYVAPGENLKIRLKGIEEEEILPGFILCDPTNLCHSGRTFDVQIVIIEHKSIICPGYNAVLHIHTCIEEVEITALISLVDKKSGEKSKTRPRFVKQDQVCIARLRTAGTICLETFKDFPQMGRFTLRDEGKTIAIGKVLKLVPEKD; encoded by the coding sequence ATGGAcctgggcagcagcagcagcagcgactcGGCTCCCGACTGCTGGGACCAGGTGGACATGGAAGCACCGGGTTTGGCCCCGAGCGGGGACCGAGCCTCCTCGGCGTTGGCGGCGGCCGCCGCCGAGGTGCAGCATGAGCCCCTCAGCTCGGCCTTCAGCCGTCAGCTCAACATCAACGCCAAACCCTTCGTGCCTAACGTCCATGCCGCGGAGTTCGTGCCGGCCTTCCTGCGGGGCCCGAGCCAGCCGCAGACCCCCCCGAATGACGCCCCCGGATTCTATGAAACCTGTACGGGCGCGGGCAACCCTCAAGGTAAAAGGCTGGGACGGGGGGCACCTGTGGAACATTCCAAAGAGGAACAGTTATTGTGGCGTGAAGGTTCCAATTCAGCCGTTACCATGGAACTTTCAGAACCTGTTGTAGAAAATGGAGAGGTGGAGATGGTTTTAGAAGAGTCATGGGAGCACAATAAAGAAGTAAGTGAAGCCGAGCCAGGGGGTAGTTCCTTGGGAGATTCGGGGCCCCCAGAAGAAAGTGGCCAGGAAATGATGGagaaagaggaaatcagaaaatcgAAATCTATGGTCGTACCCTCAGGTGCTCCTAAAAAAGAACACGTAAATGTGGTATTCATTGGGCATGTCGATGCCGGGAAGTCAACCATTGGAGGACAGATCATGTTTTTGACAGGAATGGTTGACAAAAGAACACTTGAGAAATatgaaagagaagctaaagaaaaaaacagagaaacttgGTATTTGTCCTGGGCCTTAGATACAAACCAGGAAGAACGAGACAAGGGTAAAACAGTAGAAGTGGGTCGTGCCTattttgaaacagaaaagaaacatttcacaATTTTAGATGCCCCTGGCCATAAGAGTTTTGTCCCAAATATGATCGGTGGTGCTTCTCAAGCTGATTTGGCTGTACTGGTAATCTCTGCCAGGAAAGGAGAGTTTGAGACTGGATTTGAAAAAGGTGGACAGACAAGAGAACATGCAATGTTGGCAAAAACGGCAGGGGTGAAATATTTGATAGTGCTTATTAATAAGATGGATGATCCCACAGTAAATTGGAGCATTGAGAGATATGAAGAATGTAAAGAAAAGCTAGTGCCCTTTTTGAAAAAAGTCGGCTTTAGTCCCAAAAAGGACATTCACTTTATGCCCTGCTCAGGGCTGACCGGGGCAAATATTAAAGAGCAATCAGATTTCTGCCCTTGGTACACTGGATTACCATTCATTCCATATTTGGATAATATGCCAAACTTCAACAGATCCATTGATGGACCAATTAGACTGCCAATTGTGGATAAGTACAAGGATATGGGCACTGTGGTCCTGGGAAAGCTGGAATCAGGATCCATTTTTAAAGGCCAGCAGCTTGTGATGATGCCAAACAAGCACAATGTGGAAGTTCTTGGAATACTTTctgatgatgctgaaactgattATGTAGCGCCAGGTGAAAACCTTAAAATCAGACTGAAGGGAATTGAAGAAGAAGAGATCCTTCCAGGATTCATACTCTGTGATCCTACTAATCTTTGCCATTCTGGACGCACATTTGATGTTCAGATAGTGATTATTGAGCACAAATCCATCATCTGCCCAGGTTATAATGCAGTGCTGCATATTCATACTTGTATTGAGGAAGTTGAGATAACAGCCTTAATCTCCTTGGTAGATAAAAAATCAGGAGAAAAGAGTAAGACACGGCCCCGCTTCGTGAAGCAAGATCAAGTGTGCATTGCCCGTTTAAGGACAGCAGGAACTATCTGCCTTGAGACATTCAAAGATTTTCCTCAGATGGGTCGTTTTACTTTAAGAGATGAGGGTAAGACCATTGCAATTGGCAAAGTTCTGAAACTGGTCCCAGAGAAGGACTAA